The following proteins come from a genomic window of Chionomys nivalis chromosome 9, mChiNiv1.1, whole genome shotgun sequence:
- the LOC130881917 gene encoding LOW QUALITY PROTEIN: UPF0696 protein C11orf68 homolog (The sequence of the model RefSeq protein was modified relative to this genomic sequence to represent the inferred CDS: inserted 2 bases in 1 codon) encodes MEPNEELEEEDSPGGQEDGFTAEHLAAEALAADMDPWLVFDSRTTPASELDAWLAKYPPSQVTRYGDPGSPNSEPVGWIAAYGQGYTPNSGDVQGLQAAWETLQASGRPITPGTLRQLAITHRVLSGKWLIHLAPGFKLDHAWAGIARAVVEGRLQVAKVSPRAKEGGRQVICVYTDDFTDXTDSAIRAAGVKCLLTYKPDVYTYLGIYRANRWHLCPTLYASRFQLGGNARGSRVLDRANNVELT; translated from the exons ATGGAACCAAACGAGGAGCTGGAAGAGGAGGACTCTCCAGGCGGCCAAGAAGATGGCTTCACTGCTGAGCACCTGGCTGCAGAGGCCTTGGCAGCCGACATGGATCCCTGGCTGGTATTTGATTCCCGTACTACACCTGCCTCAGAGCTGGATGCCTGGTTGGCCAAGTACCCACCATCTCAAGTTACTCGCTATGGGGACCCAGGTTCACCCAACTCTGAACCTGTGGGCTGGATTGCAGCCTATGGGCAGGGTTACACCCCCAACTCAGGGGATGTCCAAGGGCTGCAGGCAGCCTGGGAGACTCTGCAGGCCAGTGGGCGGCCCATCACACCAGGTACCCTGCGCCAGCTGGCCATCACCCACCGCGTGCTCTCTGGCAAGTGGCTGATTCACCTGGCACCTGGCTTCAAGCTGGACCATGCCTGGGCTGGCATTGCCAGGGCTGTAGTTGAGGGCCGTCTTCAGGTGGCCAAGGTGAGCCCACGGGCCAAGGAGGGTGGGCGCCAGGTCATCTGTGTTTACACGGACGACTTCACGGA CACAGATTCTGCCATCCGTGCTGCAGGCGTTAAGTGCTTGCTCACTTACAAACCTGATGTCTACACCTACCTGGGCATCTACCGAGCCAACCGCTGGCACCTCTGTCCCACTCTCTATGCGAGCCGTTTCCAGCTTGGAGGCAATGCTCGTGGCTCTCGAGTGTTGGACCGTGCCAACAATGTAGAACTGACCTAG